In Erigeron canadensis isolate Cc75 chromosome 7, C_canadensis_v1, whole genome shotgun sequence, one DNA window encodes the following:
- the LOC122607101 gene encoding uncharacterized protein LOC122607101 encodes MDLNYSLLSSESSTNSSSDSSSGSSELDSAISKAATLAVNAMLDCIDGDEDDEEDEVVRSRFKKRVTIVRRLQENEARLMRKYFVDEPIYNAKMFRRCYRMSKRLFLQICDDLETEYPFFQQRYDGSGKLGFSTKLKCTSALRQLAYGTSVNAYGTSLVSQPMPIY; translated from the coding sequence ATGGATCTCAACTACTCATTGTTGTCAAGCGAGAGCTCGACCAATAGCTCATCCGACAGTTCGAGCGGTTCATCCGAGCTAGACTCGGCCATCTCGAAGGCAGCCACGTTGGCCGTTAATGCTATGTTGGATTGCATTGAtggtgatgaagatgatgaagaagatgaagttgTAAGATCGCGGTTTAAGAAACGGGTTACTATTGTGCGAAGGCTTCAAGAAAACGAAGCTCGACTCATGCGTAAATATTTTGTTGACGAACCGATTTACAATGCAAAGATGTTTAGGAGGTGTTATCGTATGAGTAAGCGGTTATTTCTCCAAATATGTGATGATTTGGAAACCGAGTATCCATTTTTCCAACAAAGATACGATGGGTCGGGGAAGCTTGGTTTCTCAACCAAGTTAAAGTGTACATCGGCGCTCCGTCAATTGGCATATGGCACTAGTGTTAACGCATATGGCACTAGCTTGGTTTCTCAACCCATGCCAATATATTAG
- the LOC122607102 gene encoding uncharacterized protein LOC122607102 gives MEKLKHFSHQHMLYLTHLQQTRHIIQNYCSSDDDDDLKVVVQEDDQQQHGGQCKMCEERIYSFHLCYYKCHECDDDYSLHKFCAELPLILESHPLHDHPTGHQLTLSKKYQFTEPDPSFKFGDPSDLSWSCSICKADHNMFYNYHCAICKFTMDIVCATTSQQKMVHPNHHPDHPLQRTFKSTSATCDACATSHNDERGNFYHSNTFPVCKVCDGPFLGDLAWLYKCDECRYYVHFLCATSPRAGRGKTYKKNFNDTDHPNLLHCPFPDESCNLLKHYYCYNRKEEYFAKEKYDDDDDDDDDDDDERRLINHFSHPHPLILVRNESLVIPLHDPMKKTQLLCDGCVRPITSVPFYKSSGSSPQYNVENPSSSSSSSSSSSSSSSSSSSSSSCGGFVLHEWCAKLPSQLHYHPGHPQHTLLLLPKALPSFRLAGVFRCQVCRYPPMVLRMGAQRVDIM, from the exons ATGGAAAAATTGAAGCACTTTAGTCACCAACATATGCTCTATCTTACGCATCTACAACAAACCCGCCACATCATTCAAAATTATTGCtcctctgatgatgatgatgatttgaaGGTGGTGGTACAAGAAGATGACCAGCAGCAGCATGGGGGGCAATGTAAAATGTGTGAGGAGCGGatttattcatttcatttgtgTTACTACAAGTGTCATGAATGTGACGACGACTATTCTCTGCACAAATTCTGTGCGGAACTGCCTTTAATCCTAGAGAGCCACCCGTTACATGATCATCCGACGGGTCATCAGCTGACCTTGTCCAAGAAATATCAGTTTACCGAACCCGATCCCTCTTTCAAATTTGGAGATCCTTCTGATTTGTCATGGAGCTGTAGCATCTGCAAAGCTGATCATAATATGTTCTATAATTACCATTGTGCCATCTGCAAATTCACTATGGACATAGTTTGTGCGACCACGTCTCAACAAAAGATGGTCCACCCAAATCATCATCCTGATCACCCGTTGCAGCGTACGTTCAAGTCGACATCAGCTACTTGTGATGCTTGTGCTACGAGTCATAATGATGAAAGGGGGAACTTCTACCATT CTAACACCTTTCCTGTTTGCAAAGTCTGTGATGGCCCTTTTCTTGGCGATTTAGCGTGGCTTTACAAATGCGATGAATGTCGATATTACGTTCATTTTCTATGTGCGACTTCACCGCGGGCAG GCCGTGGcaaaacttacaaaaaaaacTTCAACGACACTGATCATCCTAATCTACTCCACTGCCCATTTCCCGATGAAAGTTGCAACCTTCTGAAGCACTATTATTGTTACAATCGCAAGGAGGAATATTTTGCCAAAGAAaagtatgatgatgatgacgacgacgacgacgatgaCGATGATGAAAGGAGGTTGATCAACCATTTTAGTCATCCACACCCACTCATTCTAGTACGTAACGAATCATTAGTTATTCCTCTTCATGATCCCATGAAGAAGACACAGCTGCTATGTGATGGATGTGTCAGACCAATCACGTCAGTGCCATTTTACAAGTCTAGTGGTAGTAGTCCCCAATATAATGTAGAAaacccatcatcatcatcatcatcatcatcatcatcatcatcatcatcatcatcatcatcatcatcatcatcctgtGGTGGTTTTGTGCTCCATGAGTGGTGTGCAAAGCTACCCTCTCAACTACATTACCACCCGGGTCATCCACAACACACGCTACTTCTATTGCCAAAAGCCCTCCCCAGTTTTCGGTTGGCCGGTGTATTCCGTTGTCAAGTTTGCCGGTATCCTCCAATGGTTTTGCGTATGGGTGCACAACGTGTGGATATTATGTAG
- the LOC122608667 gene encoding uncharacterized protein At1g51745-like: protein MGDSCEPNGQILDPKIGGLVWVRRRNGSWWPGRILGPDELPESCLIPIRSGTPVKLLGREDASVDWYNLERSKRVKAFRCGEFDECIEKAKIIASRSCKKTVKYARREDAIIHALKLEGSLLTPETTTSQELLHTTPSLNHSLREKSDNIQPDEENGNISDKLSSLEHISVSPQELAHSGALTEHSSEASKHQTPNDSEDDATEGSKKRMRGLKDIGIPVVFPSFKRRRSQVAHVHEYLKKKNRRRQLSKVLKSTMIAVPVMCEQHKSLSGAFLPGVSDNKVSGMEHSDLKSSFSDSTGDATNIATNGIQKENEFSSVEQLLENYDSYGRLFDVPFIRQDSQNGGSSPGLVSEKGHVSTGTHSCQSSLIETLSAGPDEFQESGSTSSGAAVGIDISHDIYNNGTSKWQHKGKRKSRNKSKPMQKFADTNFLNDISTEFITKSHVIEDVAEVTASQRLMPYRHSRFTVNPKYEPSDLAYKRSDMGTLYDVNIEVKMGHFPRQAPYISLMSKSTSQSVTGYSLEVEVLSESVSDLSLNGSECLSSSCELDLVNGNVRKGPEASKNPRRNNGVSSNKKIRRLSSLNHSKRPSSETGKLKRPDLACVPLKVVFGRINAALGITSTCTS from the exons ATGGGGGATTCTTGTGAACCAAATGGTCAAATTCTTGACCCAAAAATAGGTGGGTTGGTTTGGGTCAGGAGAAGAAATGGGTCATGGTGGCCGGGTCGAATATTGGGTCCTGATGAGTTACCAGAAAGTTGTTTGATTCCTATAAGATCGGGTACTCCGGTTAAGCTGTTAGGTAGAGAGGATGCAAGTGT AGATTGGTATAATTTGGAGAGGTCAAAACGTGTAAAGGCATTTCGATGCGGTGAATTTGATGAATGCATTGAGAAGGCAAAGATCATTGCATCTCGTTCTTGCAAGAAGACAGTGAAGTATGCACGCAGAGAAGATGCAATTATACACGCTCTCAAGCTCGAAGGTTCCCTCTTAACCCCAGAGACTACTACCTCACAGGAATTGTTGCATACCACTCCTTCGTTAAATCATTCCCTGCGGGAAAAATCAGACAATATACAACCTGATGAAGAAAATGGAAACATTTCTGACAAGTTAAGTAGCTTAGAACACATCTCAGTTTCCCCACAGGAACTAGCACATAGTGGCGCTTTAACAGAACATTCTTCAGAGGCTAGTAAGCACCAAACCCCTAATGATTCAGAAGATGATGCAACCGAAGGAAGCAAGAAACGTATGCGGGGACTCAAAGACATCGGGATACCAGTTGTGTTTCCGTCGTTTAAGAGGAGGCGGTCTCAAGTGGCACATGTACATGagtatttaaaaaagaaaaaccgcCGCCGACAGTTGTCAAAAGTTTTAAAGAGTACTATGATAGCTGTACCTGTTATGTGTGAACAGCATAAGAGTTTGAGTGGAGCGTTTCTTCCAGGTGTTTCTGACAATAAAGTATCGGGAATGGAGCATAGTGATTTGAAGAGCAGTTTTTCCGACAGTACCGGGGATGCGACAAATATTGCAACAAATGGCATACAGAAAGAAAATGAATTCTCGAGTGTTGAGCAGCTACTTGAGAATTACGATTCTTATGGAAGGCTCTTTGATGTTCCTTTTATCAGACAAGATTCGCAGAATGGAG GTTCTTCTCCAGGTTTGGTATCTGAGAAGGGCCATGTCAGCACCGGAACTCATTCTTGCCAAAGTAGCCTTATTGAAACTTTATCCGCGGGACCTGATGAATTCCAGGAATCTGGTTCTACCAGTTCAGGTGCTGCTGTTGGTATCGATATCAGCCATGACATTTATAACAATGGTACTTCAAAATGGCAGCATAAAGGGAAAAGAAAATCTAGAAATAAGAGTAAACCTATGCAGAAATTTGCGGACACAAATTTTCTGAATGATATTTCAACAGAGTTCATCACTAAATCGCATGTAATCGAGGACGTGGCCGAGGTAACGGCTTCACAAAGATTGATGCCTTATCGTCATTCCCGCTTTACAGTCAATCCGAAATACGAGCCCTCGGATCTTGCGTACAAAAGAAGCGATATGGGTACTCTTTATGATGTCAATATTGAGGTTAAAATGGGTCATTTTCCTCGGCAAGCTCCTTACATATCTCTTATGAGTAAGTCAACGAGCCAATCTGTAACCGGTTATTCTCTTGAGGTAGAGGTTTTAAGCGAATCTGTTTCTGATCTTTCACTGAATGGGTCCGAATGTCTTAGTAGTAGCTGTGAGTTAGATCTGGTCAATGGAAATGTGAGAAAGGGTCCGGAAGCTTCCAAAAACCCAAGACGGAACAATGGGGTCTCATCTAACAAGAAGATTCGAAGATTATCGTCGCTAAATCATTCCAAGAGACCTAGTAGTGAAACTGGGAAGCTTAAAAGGCCTGATTTAGCTTGTGTTCCGTTGAAGGTTGTTTTTGGTAGGATAAATGCAGCATTGGGTATTACCTCAACGTGCACcagttga